CAAGAAGGACGGCACCGAGCGGCTCAACTTCACGGCCTTCTACGAAGCTCTGCTGGAAGCCAAAGGCGTGAGCCTCGGCAATGGCGCGGGCTCACCGGTCAGCAAGGGCGGCCGCAAACTCAGCTTCGTGGCCACCGTGCAAGGCAATGGCAACCTGCTGGTGGGCAAGGCCTACACCGGTCTGCTCGATCTCAAACCCGGCGATGAGTTCGAACTGAAGCTGGGCCGCAAGCAGATCCGCCTCGTGCCGGTCGGCGGCGACGACACCGACGAAGACTGATCGTCGGCCCTGAGCGATCAACCCTGGGCGAAGGGTGTTGCAGCCAGTTGCTGGCGCAGCCGATCAATTGACCGACCGGTCCTATCGTGCTGCGCCACCCAAACGAGCGGGCACAGGATCAACGAGAAGCCCAGGGTGAGCGGGACCAGTCCCAGCGCCCACAGGATGCATCGGTTACCGCAGAGATAGTGCACCCGCTGGTGCTCGTTGATCATTCCGTACCGCCGGGCGGCCATCACGATCGCCTGTTCTTCTTCCGTCAGTCCCATCGCCAAGGGGCTCTTGAAGGCGCAGAACTGTTGTAGAGGCCCAGGGTTGAGGTTCCGTTAAGGCCGCCAAGCCGGAGCACCCGTCAGGGTTTGTGGCACCACAGGCGGTTGTGTCGACCGTCACGGCGATGGACTGGACCGGGAGGTCGCGTGTGCGGCGTCGGCCGTTGTTGTGTTGGCGTGTGTGTGGTGCCCGGTTCCGTGGTGCCGGTCACCGGCAGCGCGCGGGGAAGGGGCCTGGCTGCTCAGGTGTTGTCGGCTCGTTCGATCGGCGCCAGGCTGCGCAAATAGCGCTTGCGCTGCCCTGAAGCCCAGGGCTCGTCGATGCGCGTGGACAGGGCGCCGTCAGGGTCGGCTTCAGGACCGGCCGATTCAGGCCCGGCCAGGGATCGGGGAAGCGACTTGTTCATGACGACACATTAAGGAGGCGGCTGGTAGGCCGTTGGTGCGCGGCACAGCCAAACGCATGTGTCAGCGAATGCCAAGCGATCCGGCGGCTCAACCTACGGGAGGCACGATGGTGAAACCCCCTTGCACCAGCCGGCGCCGAGGCCGAACTCCCCCGACTGATGCTGTTTCACATCCGCCATCGCCTCGATTACAGCTACGACCATCCGGTCTTCCTTGAGCCGATGACGCTGCGGCTGACACCGCGGCAGGACGCGAGCCAACGTCTGCTGCGTCACAGCCTGCGCATCGTGGAGCCCCCCCTGGGCCAGGCGAGCATCGTGGAACCCGACGGCAGTGATGCCGTGGTGCTGTGGTTCGGGGAGAAGCGGCAGTCGCTGGTGATCGAGGTGGAGTCGGTGGTGGAGACCCTGCGCGACAACCCGTTCGCCTGGATCGTCACCGATGCCGGCGCTCAGCACCTGCCGGCGCACTACCAACCGGGGGAAGCCGCCTCGCTAGCCCCCAGCTGCGGCGGAGCCGTGGCGGAGCCGGTGCGCAGCTGGGCGGCCGAGCTGGCCGCCGGTGCCCAGCACCACACGCTCGATTTCCTCACCCAGCTCACCGACACCATCCACCTCACCTTCCATCACGTGGGCCGGCCTGACGGTGAACCGCTGCCCGCCAGCGACTGCCTCACCAGCCGCTGCGGTGCCTGCCGTGACACGGCGATGCTGTTCGTGGAGGCCTGCCGCAGCCAGGGGCTGGCGGCGCGCTTCGTGAGCGGCTACTCGATGCACCACCCCCCGGAGGTGAGCGAGCAGGAGCTGCATGCCTGGGCGGAGGTGTACTTGCCCGGCGGAGGCTGGCGTGCCTATGACCCGAGCCTCGGTCTGGCCGTAGCCGACGGCCATGTGGCGATCGCCGCCGCCCCCGACCACCAGCTGGCCGCACCGGTGTCGGGCACTTACCGCGGCACCGGCATCGGTTCCAACATGGGTTACACCGTGCGGCTGCGGGCGGCGGCAACCGCCGCGGAGCTGAACCTGCCGCCAGCCGATGCCTTCCCTGGTGGCGGCGCTTCGCTTGGCGAGGGGGCCGCGATCCGTTGAGCCTTTCCCCCACCCTGCCCTCCCAGCTGCACCGCCTGGCCGCCTTCACCGACCGCGCCGATGGTGGCAATCCGGCCGGGGTCTGGATGGGCGAGACGTTGCCGCAGGTGGAGGCGATGCAACGTCTCGCCACGGCGGTGGGGTATTCGGAAACCGCGTTCCTCACACCGGACCACGGCGACCAGTGGCAGGTGCGCTACTTCAGCCCGGTGGGCGAGGTGCCCTTCTGCGGCCACGCCACGATCGCGGCCGCCGTGCTGCTGGCGGACACCGGAGCCGGCCGGAGCTTCGTGTTTCAGACCCCGGTGGGGGCGGTGCCGGTGCAGGTGGAGGAGCGGGAGGGCGTGCTGCAGGCGTCGCTCACCTCGGTGGAACCCCGCCAGGCGCCGGCCTCTGAGGCCCTGGTGGCCGGGGCACTCGAGGCCCTGGGCTGGCAGGCGGCGGAGCTCGACCCGGCCCTGCCAGCGGTGAAGGCCTACGCAGGCGCCTGGCACCTGGTGCTGGCCACCGCCACGGCCGAACGGCTGGCTC
This genomic window from Synechococcus sp. MW101C3 contains:
- a CDS encoding AbrB family transcriptional regulator, whose translation is MLTGSDLLAKVKELGDASKSELVRSCGYLSTKKDGTERLNFTAFYEALLEAKGVSLGNGAGSPVSKGGRKLSFVATVQGNGNLLVGKAYTGLLDLKPGDEFELKLGRKQIRLVPVGGDDTDED
- a CDS encoding transglutaminase family protein — protein: MLFHIRHRLDYSYDHPVFLEPMTLRLTPRQDASQRLLRHSLRIVEPPLGQASIVEPDGSDAVVLWFGEKRQSLVIEVESVVETLRDNPFAWIVTDAGAQHLPAHYQPGEAASLAPSCGGAVAEPVRSWAAELAAGAQHHTLDFLTQLTDTIHLTFHHVGRPDGEPLPASDCLTSRCGACRDTAMLFVEACRSQGLAARFVSGYSMHHPPEVSEQELHAWAEVYLPGGGWRAYDPSLGLAVADGHVAIAAAPDHQLAAPVSGTYRGTGIGSNMGYTVRLRAAATAAELNLPPADAFPGGGASLGEGAAIR
- a CDS encoding PhzF family phenazine biosynthesis protein; this translates as MSLSPTLPSQLHRLAAFTDRADGGNPAGVWMGETLPQVEAMQRLATAVGYSETAFLTPDHGDQWQVRYFSPVGEVPFCGHATIAAAVLLADTGAGRSFVFQTPVGAVPVQVEEREGVLQASLTSVEPRQAPASEALVAGALEALGWQAAELDPALPAVKAYAGAWHLVLATATAERLAQLHYAFEPLKALMLREDLLTLQLVWRQDRQLFHSRNPAPVCGVVEDPATGSAAAALGGYLRAAGLVAVPATLQIRQGEAMGRPSQLRVTVPPTGGIVVSGGAVRLP